In a single window of the Euleptes europaea isolate rEulEur1 chromosome 4, rEulEur1.hap1, whole genome shotgun sequence genome:
- the NOLC1 gene encoding nucleolar and coiled-body phosphoprotein 1, with translation MAASGRAVPSDLFPLVFTFLRENHFEGAARAFGKAAGVTEQDPNAASLLDVFNYWLKSPEAKKRKAFPNGPPAKKAKRESSSSSSSSSEDEAPPARKAAPGSKPAPARKAAVKAAPVKAESSSEDSSDSSDSEQEKKKVGAKNGKDLPAKKVPSKAKPQKKTSSSSSSDSSSSEDEAPKKQPQKPEAVRKAGRSPLKPAKIAKGTPRVANGTAEGGSSSSSSSEDSDTGKGTPAKTAPKKASLSKPKAARPPLGQGKAVSKQKSSSSSEEDSSDSSEDEKPASKPKPGQYSAVPPPLVLEPKKGKGPGVACKKINSSGKKEQKAKKTAAEQLVAKQPSHPKSAALTQKGVSSSEDDSDSSSEEEGRKVSVKPCAKPAAAKGITKPAQVKQADSSSDSSDSDSSEEEAPAKPALKKANKAGSCSGKDKRAPTSKPGAKTTKAVSKSKAPASKSSSSDSESSSSEEERSKPLSNSAGRTPGSRQAAGASSTSSDSSSDEEPKKGGGRLGKGAQSAKQKPKASSTPVGKSPAAKPCKVAGVTTSHESGLDQGAVNGGLANKKRKREDDPVLETPELKKSKSKPQTPHSFPKMKQQSSPFRRVREEEIELDSRVANNSFDAKKGAAGDWGAKANDVLKFTKGKSFRHEKTKKKRGSYCGGTISTQINSIKFESD, from the exons ATGGCGGCGTCGGGGCGCGCGGTGCCCAGCGACCTGTTCCCGCTCGTCTTCACCTTCCTGAGGGAGAACCACTTCGAGGGGGCGGCGCGCGCCTTCGGCAAGGCGGCCGGGGTG ACAGAGCAAGATCCCAATGCTGCTTCTCTCTTGGACGTCTTCAACTACTGGCTGAA GTCTCCTGAAGCCAAAAAACGGAAAGCTTTTCCCAATGGCCCACCTGCAAAGAAAGCAAAGAGAGAGTCTTCGTCCAGTTCTTCGAGCTCCAGCGAAGATGAGGCGCCCCCAGCCAGGAAAGCAG CTCCAGGAAGTAAGCCAGCCCCCGCCCGTAAAGCAGCGGTAAAGGCAGCCCCTGTCAAGGCAGAAAGCAGCAGTGAGGACTCCAGCGACTCTTCAGACTCtgagcaagagaagaagaaggtcGGGGCCAAG AATGGAAAAGATCTCCCGGCGAAGAAAGTTCCCTCCAAAGCAAAGCCCCAGAAGAAGACTTCGTCGAGTTCCAGTTCAGATTCCAGTAGTTCAGAAGATGAAGCGCCGAAGAAGCAGCCGCAGAAACCAGAAGCTGTCAGAAAGGCAGGGAGGTCTCCTTTGAAGCCAG CAAAAATTGCCAAGGGGACACCCAGAGTTGCTAATGGCACAGCAgagggtggcagcagcagcagcagcagcagtgaagaTTCTGACACCGGAAAAGGCACACCTGCAAAG ACTGCCCCGAAGAAAGCTTCGCTGTCCAAACCTAAAGCTGCCCGTCCACCCCTTGGTCAAGGCAAAGCTGTGAGCAAGcagaagagcagcagcagcagcgaggaGGATTCTTCTGACAGTTCAGAAGACGAGAAGCCCGCCTCCAAGCCCAAGCCTG GCCAGTACAGTGCTGTGCCGCCACCTTTGGTCTtagaaccaaagaaaggcaaagggCCAGGTGTTGCTTGCAAGAAAATTAACAGCAGTGGCAAAAAGGAGCAGAAGGCAAAGAAGACAGCAG cTGAACAGCTCGTAGCTAAACAACCATCTCACCCCAAATCTGCTGCTCTCACCCAAAAAGGAGTGTCTTCCTCAGAGGATGATTCGG ACTCCAGCtctgaggaggaaggcaggaaggtgTCGGTCAAGCCCTGTGCCAAACCTGCCGCAGCCAAGGGGATCACGAAACCAGCGCAGGTGAAGCAAGCGGACAGCTCCTCTGATAGCTCAG ATTCCGACAGTTCAGAGGAAGAAGCTCCAGCAAAACCAGCTCTGAAGAAGGCAAACAAGGCCGGTAGCTGCTCTGGCAAAGACAAGAGAGCCCCCACGTCCAAGCCTGGTGCCAAGACTACCAAAGCAGTCTCCAAATCAAAGGCCCCCGCTTCCAAATCCAGCAGTTCAGACTCAGAGAGTTCAAGCAGTGAAGAGGAACGGAGCAAGCCTCTCTCAAACTCAGCTGGCAGAACACCCGGAAGCCGCCAGGCAGCAGGTGCCAGCAGTACCTCTTCCGATAGCTCCAGTGATGAAGAGCCTAAAAAGGGAGGAGGCAGACTAGGGAAGGGGGCTCAGAGCGCTAAGCAGAAGCCCAAGGCCTCATCCACACCGGTGGGGAAAAGTCCTGCAGCGAAGCCTTGCAAAGTGGCTGGTGTCACAACAAGCCACGAGAGCGGTTTGGACCAAGGGGCAGTAAACGGAG GCCTGGCCAACAAGAAACGAAAAAGGGAAGACGATCCGGTGCTGGAAACTCCTGAGCTCAAGAAGAGCAAAAGCAAACCTCAGACACCCCACTCATTCCCCAAGATGAAGCAG CAGTCAAGTCCATTCCGCAGAGTGAGAGAGGAAGAGATTGAATTGGATTCCCGGGTAGCTAACAACTCCTTTGATGCCAAG AAAGGAGCAGCTGGAGACTGGGGCGCAAAGGCCAACGACGTCCTGAAGTTTACAAAAGGCAAATCCTTccgtcatgagaagacaaagaagaagaggggaagCTACTGCGGCGGCACCATCTCAACGCAAATAAACTCCATCAAGTTTGAAAGCGATTGA